The following proteins are encoded in a genomic region of Cyclonatronum proteinivorum:
- a CDS encoding HAD family hydrolase translates to MRPVFILFDIDGTLVKVRQGFMPRLIDVLLRKLGRDTIEVGSTSYAGRTDRDIFTKLLKANGICTSNFEALRKTYVETLDEMLSPADLDTIPGAAEAAEWCYENSSASGLLTGNFREAAFTKLHRAGLDRYFETGAFGGDHYERNALPEVAWQIGRQLIGDNLQPEDMVIIGDTPRDVACAKHFGCKSVAVTTGPFTREELRKHQPDLILDSLAAPQEWLGALFND, encoded by the coding sequence ATGAGACCTGTTTTTATTTTATTTGATATTGACGGAACCCTTGTGAAGGTACGTCAGGGATTTATGCCCCGCCTCATCGATGTGCTTCTGCGAAAGCTGGGCCGTGACACCATAGAGGTCGGCTCGACCTCCTACGCGGGGCGCACCGACCGGGATATTTTCACCAAACTTCTCAAAGCCAACGGAATATGCACGAGTAATTTTGAAGCACTCCGGAAAACGTACGTTGAAACCCTTGACGAAATGCTCAGTCCGGCTGACCTCGATACCATACCCGGTGCTGCAGAAGCTGCCGAGTGGTGTTATGAAAACAGTAGCGCCTCAGGCCTTCTTACCGGCAACTTCCGCGAAGCGGCCTTCACCAAGCTTCACCGGGCCGGACTCGACCGGTACTTTGAAACAGGCGCATTTGGCGGAGATCACTATGAGCGCAACGCACTTCCGGAAGTGGCCTGGCAGATCGGACGTCAGCTGATCGGAGATAACCTTCAGCCTGAAGATATGGTCATCATCGGAGATACGCCGCGGGATGTGGCTTGTGCCAAGCACTTTGGCTGCAAAAGTGTAGCCGTTACAACAGGCCCGTTCACCCGGGAAGAGCTCAGAAAACATCAGCCGGATTTGATTCTGGACAGTCTCGCTGCCCCGCAGGAATGGCTCGGAGCACTGTTCAATGACTAA